One genomic window of Chiloscyllium punctatum isolate Juve2018m chromosome 23, sChiPun1.3, whole genome shotgun sequence includes the following:
- the LOC140494047 gene encoding endogenous retrovirus group 3 member 1 Env polyprotein-like, with amino-acid sequence MSNYSKTWDLNLLGNIVSHSYVDDRCYDVSARQECREGGRPYYQVYNKGYGGKIRGCPINDRWVCISKTGRWDLSSVLRREQVDRVKETKIQITDRGLGKEQDRQGTVVLSKVPSVYEEVEGKIELPDVTQNLFIDLTSRIATVLNVSNCWVCGGPHMSEQWPWTGQSLDIGELLQTTWTCVNDRKSQGWRLTNSPEGRFRIEGKGTVEVGISPCQNVLDATTRVWWPEDITWYIANRDHGNCVPLRTDSSSDELGTDYWNCSGPSPYEGVPGVKELWDDVVRQGGPAPDGLFWICGNQAYSKLPMGWAGVCFLGLIRPAFFLLPRKEGNDLGIKLFDSLRRSPRDIQVSDWGG; translated from the coding sequence atgtcgaacTATAGTAAGACTTGGGATTTGAATCTACTCGGGAACATTGTGTCCCATTCCTATGTGGACGATAggtgttacgatgtgagtgcacGGCAAGAATGTCGGGAGGGtggaagaccctattatcaggtatataataaaggatacggtggcaaaatccgtggatgccctataaatgaccGCTGGGTGTGTATTAGCAAAACTGGGAGGTGGGACCTATCCTCCGTGTTGCGCAGGGAacaggttgacagagtcaaggagaccaagatacagatcactgatcgggggttggggaaagagcaagaccgtcagggaacggtcgtgctctctaaagtgccatcggtatacgaagaggtagaaggaaagattgaactccctgatgttacacaaaacctgtttattgatctcacctctagaatagccactgttttaaatgttagcaattgctgggtttgtggggggccgcatatgtcggaacaatggccgtggactggtcaaagcttagacataGGGGAGTTGCTACAAACCACTTGGACCTGTGTCAACGATAGaaaaagccaggggtggagactgacaaacagccctgagggccGGTTCCgtattgaaggcaaggggacagtggaggtagggattagtccctgtcagaatgtattggatgcaaccacgcgagtatggtggcctgaggatattacttggtacattgcaaaccgggatcatggaaattgcgttccattacgtactgattcctcctctgacgagctggggactgattactggaattgcagtggtcctagtccttatgagggcgtccctggggtAAAGGAACTGTGGGAtgatgttgtgaggcagggagggcctgctccagatggcctattttggatatgcggtaatcaggcatactccaaactacccatgggatgggctggggtatgcttcctgggtctaatacgacctgcgttcttcctattaccccggaAGGAAGGCAACGATTTGGggattaaactctttgactccctccgtaggtcaccaagggatatccaagtcaGTGATtgggggggatga